One part of the Anaeromyxobacter sp. Fw109-5 genome encodes these proteins:
- the trkA gene encoding Trk system potassium transporter TrkA, with protein sequence MYVVIVGAGEVGSYVARILVEEGHEVAVIDVNEALARRLDASLNALVVHGSGLNTNVLKSAGIERADLLMAVTAIDEVNLIACMTARKHGGKRLRVVARVRQSQQVARGEALSAEDLGLDALVSPEQSIARAVIEMLRYTGSGELRELPGGKLVLVGMVLSPDSPLVHDTLAALRGDLPKQSLVVAVQSRDGLRIPTGGDRLRVDERAFVLTRPQDLTELTILSGQPWFRVKRILIVGCGNTGLAVARELEARGLAATILERDQERAELVAGLLPRSLVLNGDGSDPDYLRTHLEEAKIDAVLVLLEDPEKSVLIGIFAKSLGARKVIVRCDKPAYAHLANQLGVDAMISPKRAMTDAILRYVWRGKVESSLVLGDHEAEIIEFRVPEKPERADLVEKPLREVHFPEGALVAAVIRGEDVFIPSGTTVLQPGDSLFIACRQDALGRVAKLLT encoded by the coding sequence ATGTACGTCGTCATCGTCGGTGCCGGTGAGGTCGGGAGCTACGTGGCGCGCATCCTCGTGGAGGAGGGGCACGAGGTGGCGGTCATCGATGTCAACGAGGCGCTGGCGCGCCGGCTCGATGCGTCCCTGAACGCCCTCGTGGTGCACGGCTCGGGCCTGAACACGAACGTGCTCAAGAGCGCCGGGATCGAGAGGGCCGACCTCTTGATGGCCGTCACCGCCATCGACGAGGTGAACCTCATCGCGTGCATGACCGCGCGGAAGCACGGAGGGAAGAGGCTCCGGGTGGTCGCGCGGGTACGCCAGTCGCAGCAGGTCGCCCGCGGGGAGGCGCTCAGCGCGGAGGACCTCGGCCTCGACGCGCTCGTGAGCCCGGAGCAGTCCATCGCCAGAGCGGTGATCGAGATGCTTCGCTACACCGGGAGCGGGGAGCTTCGGGAGCTGCCGGGGGGCAAGCTGGTGCTCGTAGGGATGGTGCTGTCGCCGGACTCCCCCCTGGTGCACGACACGCTCGCAGCGCTCCGCGGCGACCTGCCGAAGCAGTCGCTGGTCGTCGCGGTGCAGAGCCGCGACGGTCTCCGCATCCCGACCGGCGGGGATCGACTCAGGGTCGACGAGCGCGCGTTCGTCCTCACGCGCCCTCAGGATCTGACGGAGCTCACCATCCTCTCGGGGCAGCCCTGGTTCCGCGTGAAGCGGATCCTCATCGTCGGCTGCGGGAACACGGGCCTCGCGGTGGCCCGCGAGCTCGAGGCACGCGGGCTCGCCGCGACCATCCTCGAGAGGGACCAGGAGCGCGCGGAGCTCGTGGCGGGCCTGCTCCCGCGGTCGCTCGTGCTGAACGGCGACGGCTCGGATCCCGACTACCTCCGGACGCACCTCGAGGAAGCCAAGATCGACGCGGTGCTGGTGCTGCTCGAGGACCCCGAGAAGTCCGTGCTGATCGGCATCTTCGCGAAGTCGCTCGGCGCCCGGAAGGTCATCGTCCGCTGCGACAAGCCGGCGTACGCGCACCTCGCGAACCAGCTCGGGGTGGACGCGATGATCAGCCCGAAGCGCGCCATGACGGATGCCATCCTGAGGTACGTCTGGCGCGGGAAGGTGGAGTCGAGCCTGGTGCTCGGGGACCACGAGGCCGAGATCATCGAGTTCAGGGTCCCCGAGAAGCCCGAGCGGGCGGATCTCGTCGAGAAGCCGCTCCGCGAGGTGCACTTCCCGGAGGGTGCCCTGGTGGCGGCGGTGATCCGCGGCGAGGACGTGTTCATCCCGTCCGGGACCACGGTCCTGCAGCCGGGAGACTCGCTGTTCATCGCCTGCCGCCAGGATGCGCTCGGGCGCGTCGCAAAGCTCCTCACCTAG
- a CDS encoding TrkH family potassium uptake protein: protein MHLHSPLNAEGERRRSALRIVGRDVGALQVLLSVGMLLSLLVSLLYGEVHSALSFLGAAAVTAAFGALAHRAGRDADEPKRRHAMIIAGGGWFVSAVFGALPFLFAAYWTPPEVAQGFVPAGESYGSSLAYFRNPLHALFESMSAYTTTGLTMAVHEPSIGHGLLFYRSLAQWIGGAGVIVLSLAIIPRPHVVGELELYQSEAAGTKLRPSILGTARAIWKVYSVVTLLVAVYLFAATLIVLPGYGVGPSLFDAVNHAMTAQSTGGFSTLDDSIAGYRSYAMDLVHVPPMVLGAISLPLYYAFLRARSLRVFWRDAQFRTMILVFGITIPAQVLLLVGAEAVADPFREGLFQVVSAVSTTGWQTSNIGAWDDAAVMLLAWGTMITGGAAGATVGGIKLIRAYLLLGAARWRIRKVFLPGDAVIPFRLGDRNLPSEAMQREVTDASVFTFLYLLVLGVATILVSHYVGGDFSLADVIFECVSAQSTVGLSSGITDPGMPIVVEIVFIFQMWVGRLEIFPVLVLLSALLSWMLRR, encoded by the coding sequence GTGCACCTCCACTCGCCCTTGAACGCCGAGGGCGAACGCCGCCGCTCGGCCCTCCGTATCGTCGGCCGGGACGTCGGGGCGCTCCAGGTGCTCCTCAGCGTGGGGATGCTCCTGTCGCTGCTCGTGAGCCTCCTCTACGGAGAGGTCCACAGCGCGCTGAGCTTCCTCGGTGCCGCTGCCGTGACGGCGGCGTTCGGGGCCCTGGCCCATCGGGCCGGCCGCGACGCCGACGAGCCGAAGCGCCGCCACGCCATGATCATCGCGGGTGGCGGCTGGTTCGTCAGCGCCGTCTTCGGCGCGCTCCCGTTCCTCTTCGCCGCCTACTGGACCCCGCCAGAGGTCGCCCAGGGGTTCGTCCCGGCGGGCGAGAGCTACGGCTCGAGCCTCGCGTACTTCCGGAACCCGCTGCACGCGCTCTTCGAGAGCATGAGCGCGTACACCACGACCGGGCTCACCATGGCCGTGCACGAGCCGTCCATCGGCCACGGCCTCCTCTTCTACCGCTCGCTGGCGCAGTGGATCGGCGGCGCCGGCGTCATCGTCCTCTCCCTCGCGATCATCCCGAGGCCCCACGTCGTCGGCGAGCTGGAGCTCTACCAGTCCGAGGCGGCGGGGACGAAGCTCCGGCCGAGCATCCTGGGCACGGCGCGCGCCATCTGGAAGGTCTACAGCGTGGTCACGCTGCTCGTCGCCGTGTACCTCTTCGCCGCGACGCTGATCGTCCTCCCCGGGTACGGCGTCGGGCCGAGCCTGTTCGACGCGGTCAACCACGCCATGACGGCCCAGTCCACCGGCGGGTTCAGCACCCTCGACGACAGCATCGCGGGGTACCGCTCCTACGCGATGGACCTCGTCCACGTACCTCCGATGGTCCTCGGCGCGATCTCGCTCCCGCTGTACTACGCGTTCCTGCGCGCCCGCTCGCTCCGCGTGTTCTGGCGGGACGCGCAGTTCCGCACCATGATCCTCGTCTTCGGGATCACCATCCCGGCGCAGGTCCTGCTCCTCGTCGGCGCCGAGGCGGTCGCCGATCCCTTTCGCGAGGGGCTCTTCCAGGTCGTCAGCGCCGTCTCCACCACCGGCTGGCAGACCTCGAACATCGGCGCCTGGGACGACGCGGCGGTGATGCTGCTCGCGTGGGGGACGATGATCACCGGAGGGGCAGCCGGCGCCACCGTCGGCGGCATCAAGCTCATCCGCGCCTACCTCCTCCTCGGCGCGGCGCGGTGGCGCATCCGGAAGGTCTTCCTGCCCGGCGACGCCGTGATCCCGTTCCGGCTCGGCGATCGCAACCTCCCGTCCGAGGCGATGCAGCGGGAGGTGACGGACGCCTCGGTCTTCACGTTCCTGTACCTGCTCGTGCTGGGCGTCGCGACCATCCTCGTCTCGCACTACGTGGGCGGAGACTTCAGCCTCGCCGACGTCATCTTCGAGTGCGTCTCGGCGCAGAGCACCGTCGGGCTCTCCTCGGGCATCACCGATCCCGGCATGCCGATCGTGGTCGAGATCGTGTTCATCTTCCAGATGTGGGTGGGCCGGCTGGAGATCTTCCCCGTGCTCGTGCTGCTGAGCGCGCTGCTCTCGTGGATGCTGAGGCGCTGA
- a CDS encoding ABC transporter ATP-binding protein yields the protein MHGIEVHGVRKRYGEGDTAVDALKGVDMRVEPGEVIGLIGPSGSGKSTLLKCLGAVIEPTAGRILLGGETVYDGGWRIPDLRALRRDRIGFVFQAPYLIPFLDVIENVALLPMLAGRPDGEARARAKELLEALEVGHRAGAMPSRLSGGEQQRVAIARALVNHPPVILADEPTAPLDSTRALGVIRILNDMARRFETAVIVVTHDEKIIPTFRRIYHIRDGRTEEEAGEGRAIA from the coding sequence GTGCACGGCATCGAGGTCCACGGCGTCCGAAAGAGGTACGGCGAGGGCGACACCGCCGTCGACGCGCTGAAAGGCGTGGACATGCGCGTCGAGCCCGGCGAGGTGATCGGCCTCATAGGCCCCTCCGGCTCCGGGAAGAGCACGCTCCTCAAGTGCCTCGGCGCGGTGATCGAGCCGACCGCCGGCCGGATCCTGCTCGGCGGCGAGACCGTTTACGACGGCGGCTGGCGCATCCCCGACCTGCGCGCGCTGCGGCGCGATCGCATCGGCTTCGTCTTCCAGGCGCCGTACCTCATCCCGTTCCTCGACGTGATCGAGAACGTGGCGCTGTTGCCGATGCTCGCCGGGCGTCCGGACGGCGAGGCGCGCGCGCGCGCCAAGGAGCTGCTCGAGGCGCTCGAGGTCGGCCACCGCGCCGGCGCCATGCCGTCGCGGCTCTCGGGTGGCGAGCAGCAGCGCGTCGCCATCGCGCGGGCCCTGGTGAACCACCCGCCGGTGATCCTGGCCGACGAGCCCACCGCTCCGCTCGACAGCACTCGCGCGCTCGGCGTCATCCGCATCCTCAACGACATGGCGCGCCGGTTCGAGACGGCGGTGATCGTCGTGACGCACGACGAGAAGATCATCCCGACGTTCCGGCGCATCTACCATATCCGCGACGGGCGCACCGAGGAGGAGGCCGGCGAGGGGAGAGCGATCGCGTGA
- a CDS encoding ABC transporter permease, translating into MISLAGRDILHAWGKFVFTGVGLGLLVGVTLSMAGIYRGMVDDAQVLLDNSGADLWVVQQGTLGPYAEPSSVYDDAYRGVLAMPGVARASNVTYLTMQVRLGDRDVRAMVVGIVPGGPGEPGQPGHLVAGRHITRGHYEAVVDVATGFRVGDRIRIRRTEYAVVGLTRRAVSSSGDPMVFVPLKDAQEAQFLKDADAIVQQRRRTAANASLNPPGAPGVVGAVVASQTKSPYVNAVLVQVEPGYEPAAVAADIQRWKRLQVYTRPQVEEILVGKLIATSARQIAMFLVILSVVSAAVVAFIIYTMTAGKIREIAVLKLIGARNRTIAAMIVQQALALGAIAFVVGKLAATAWAPVFPKYVLLLPGDAVRGFAAVMVICVLASGVAIRAALAVDPADAVGG; encoded by the coding sequence GTGATCAGCCTCGCTGGCCGCGACATCCTGCACGCCTGGGGAAAGTTCGTGTTCACCGGCGTGGGCCTCGGCCTGCTCGTCGGCGTGACGCTCTCGATGGCCGGCATCTACCGCGGGATGGTCGACGACGCGCAGGTGCTGCTCGACAACAGCGGGGCCGATCTGTGGGTCGTGCAGCAGGGCACGCTCGGGCCGTACGCCGAGCCCTCGAGCGTGTACGACGACGCGTACCGCGGGGTGCTCGCGATGCCCGGCGTCGCCCGGGCGTCGAACGTGACCTACCTCACCATGCAGGTGCGGCTCGGCGACCGCGACGTGCGCGCCATGGTCGTGGGCATCGTGCCCGGCGGCCCCGGAGAGCCCGGCCAGCCCGGCCACCTCGTCGCGGGCCGGCACATCACCCGCGGTCACTACGAGGCCGTCGTGGACGTCGCGACGGGCTTCCGCGTGGGAGACCGCATCCGCATCCGCCGCACCGAGTACGCCGTCGTCGGGCTCACCCGTCGCGCGGTGTCCTCGAGCGGCGACCCGATGGTGTTCGTGCCGCTGAAGGACGCGCAGGAGGCGCAGTTCCTGAAGGACGCGGACGCGATCGTGCAGCAGCGCCGCCGGACCGCCGCGAACGCTTCGCTGAACCCGCCCGGCGCCCCCGGTGTCGTGGGGGCGGTGGTCGCGTCGCAGACCAAGAGCCCCTACGTGAACGCCGTGCTCGTACAGGTGGAACCCGGGTACGAGCCGGCGGCGGTCGCGGCCGACATCCAGCGCTGGAAGCGGCTGCAGGTCTATACGCGCCCGCAGGTCGAGGAGATCCTCGTCGGGAAGCTCATCGCGACCTCGGCGCGGCAGATCGCGATGTTCCTCGTCATCCTCTCCGTGGTGAGCGCCGCGGTGGTGGCGTTCATCATCTACACGATGACGGCCGGCAAGATCCGCGAGATCGCGGTGCTGAAGCTCATCGGCGCGCGGAATCGCACCATCGCCGCGATGATCGTGCAGCAGGCGCTCGCCCTCGGCGCGATCGCGTTCGTCGTGGGCAAGCTCGCGGCGACCGCATGGGCGCCGGTCTTCCCGAAGTACGTCCTGCTGCTCCCAGGGGACGCCGTGCGGGGCTTCGCAGCGGTCATGGTGATCTGCGTCCTCGCCAGCGGCGTCGCGATCCGCGCGGCGCTGGCGGTGGACCCGGCCGACGCGGTGGGAGGCTGA
- a CDS encoding efflux RND transporter periplasmic adaptor subunit, translating to MKLPWKSRRWMVLAALLVPLGAAFAYVAARSGPLAPVPVTVATVETKPLEPALHGIGTVEARYTHRVGPTSAGRVLRVEVDVGERVRAGQLLAEIDPVDLDARLTAQQAALARAEANVDAADAQLSDAGARAAHAATQARRYGELSRQGAASEEVSDTKRQELLVSEAAVASARAGLEAAREELARARADANAIGRQRSSLRLVAPVDGLVSARGADPGSTVVAGQPVIEVIDPTTLWINVRFDQLRAAGLRAGLPARIALRSRTGEAVKGRLLRVEPVADPITEELVAKVVFAVPPEPLPAVGELAEVTVALPRSPPAPVVANASVQRVAGRLGVWTVADGELQFTPVKTGANDLDGRVQVVEGLQGGERVVVYSQRALRARTRVEVVERIPGASP from the coding sequence ATGAAGCTGCCGTGGAAGAGCCGTCGCTGGATGGTCCTCGCCGCCCTCCTCGTCCCGCTCGGCGCCGCCTTCGCCTACGTGGCCGCCCGCTCGGGCCCGCTCGCTCCCGTGCCGGTCACGGTCGCGACGGTCGAGACGAAGCCGCTCGAGCCGGCGCTGCACGGGATCGGCACGGTGGAGGCGCGCTACACGCACCGGGTCGGCCCCACCAGCGCCGGGCGCGTGCTGCGCGTCGAGGTCGACGTCGGCGAGCGCGTACGGGCGGGGCAGCTCCTCGCGGAGATCGATCCGGTGGACCTCGACGCGCGCCTCACCGCGCAGCAGGCCGCGCTCGCACGAGCCGAGGCGAACGTCGACGCCGCAGATGCACAGCTGAGCGACGCGGGCGCGCGAGCGGCGCACGCCGCCACGCAGGCGAGGCGTTACGGTGAGCTCTCGCGGCAGGGCGCCGCCAGCGAGGAGGTCTCGGACACGAAGCGGCAGGAGCTGCTCGTCAGCGAGGCCGCTGTCGCGTCCGCGCGGGCCGGGCTCGAGGCGGCTCGCGAGGAGCTGGCGCGCGCTCGCGCCGACGCGAATGCCATCGGACGGCAGCGCTCGAGCCTGCGGCTCGTCGCGCCGGTGGACGGCCTCGTGAGCGCTCGCGGCGCCGACCCCGGCAGCACGGTCGTCGCGGGGCAGCCGGTGATCGAGGTGATCGACCCCACGACGCTGTGGATCAACGTGCGGTTCGACCAGCTCCGGGCGGCGGGGCTGCGCGCCGGGCTTCCCGCCCGGATCGCGCTGCGGTCGCGAACGGGTGAGGCGGTCAAGGGGCGCCTGCTGCGCGTGGAGCCCGTCGCCGACCCCATCACCGAGGAGCTCGTCGCGAAGGTCGTCTTCGCGGTCCCGCCCGAGCCGCTGCCCGCCGTGGGCGAGCTGGCCGAGGTCACCGTCGCGCTGCCGCGATCGCCGCCGGCGCCGGTCGTGGCGAACGCGAGCGTGCAGCGCGTCGCGGGGCGGCTCGGCGTGTGGACCGTCGCCGACGGTGAGCTGCAGTTCACGCCGGTGAAGACCGGCGCCAACGACCTCGACGGCCGTGTCCAGGTGGTCGAGGGGCTCCAGGGCGGCGAGCGCGTCGTGGTCTACAGCCAGCGCGCGCTCCGGGCTCGCACCCGCGTCGAGGTGGTGGAGCGGATCCCGGGAGCGTCGCCGTGA
- a CDS encoding TetR/AcrR family transcriptional regulator gives MPAARHLPADQRRIATIEAAVQLAGEQNPSDVTTGAIAQAMGVTQPALFRHFATKDAIWAGVMEWVAERLLANVDRCTASTASPLAALEATFMGHVEFVARHPGVPRVLLAELQRAEDTAAKRTVHGLLRRYGERIRSLIEEGKERGEVAAVTDATAAATLFIGTIQGLVLSSLISGRPARLRAAAPGAFSIYRRGIGSTS, from the coding sequence ATGCCTGCCGCTCGACACCTTCCCGCGGATCAGCGCCGCATCGCCACCATCGAGGCGGCCGTCCAGCTCGCGGGGGAGCAGAACCCCAGCGACGTGACCACCGGCGCCATCGCCCAGGCCATGGGCGTCACGCAGCCCGCGCTCTTCCGGCACTTCGCGACCAAGGACGCGATCTGGGCGGGGGTGATGGAGTGGGTCGCGGAGCGGCTGCTCGCGAACGTGGACCGCTGCACCGCGTCGACGGCCTCCCCGCTCGCGGCCCTCGAGGCCACGTTCATGGGCCACGTCGAGTTCGTGGCCCGTCACCCCGGCGTGCCGCGGGTCTTGCTGGCCGAGCTGCAACGTGCGGAGGACACCGCCGCGAAGCGCACCGTGCACGGCCTGCTCCGCCGCTACGGTGAGCGCATCCGGTCGCTCATCGAGGAGGGGAAGGAGCGCGGCGAGGTCGCGGCCGTCACCGACGCGACCGCGGCGGCCACCCTCTTCATCGGCACGATCCAGGGGCTCGTGCTGTCGTCTCTGATCAGCGGACGCCCCGCGCGGCTCCGCGCCGCGGCACCAGGGGCGTTCTCGATCTATCGGCGCGGCATCGGGAGCACCTCATGA
- a CDS encoding HAD family hydrolase, translated as MLTIPIPGFGELRLVHLVSDFNGTLARDGRLVPGMREVLADLARDLRIHVVTADTHGGAAEELDGLPVSVEIIPPGGQGRAKRAFVDRLGAETVVALGNGLNDREMLAAAALGIAVVQGEGAAAATLASADVVVTAASDALDLLRHPRRLVATLRD; from the coding sequence ATGCTGACCATCCCCATCCCCGGATTCGGCGAGCTGCGCCTCGTGCATCTGGTTTCCGACTTCAATGGAACCCTCGCTCGAGACGGGCGGCTCGTTCCCGGGATGCGCGAGGTGCTCGCAGACCTCGCGCGGGACCTGCGCATCCACGTCGTCACGGCCGACACGCACGGCGGCGCCGCGGAGGAGCTCGATGGCCTACCGGTGTCCGTCGAGATCATCCCGCCCGGCGGTCAGGGAAGGGCGAAGCGCGCCTTCGTCGACCGCCTCGGCGCGGAAACGGTCGTGGCGCTCGGGAACGGCCTGAACGATCGGGAGATGCTCGCGGCCGCGGCCCTGGGAATCGCGGTGGTGCAGGGCGAGGGCGCCGCCGCGGCGACGCTCGCCAGCGCGGACGTGGTCGTCACGGCTGCGAGCGACGCGCTCGACCTGCTCCGGCACCCGAGGCGCCTCGTGGCCACCCTGCGGGACTGA
- a CDS encoding DUF6125 family protein: MGSGSRRWRRRTVFARTVDPRIRTRCLACPPDDHPDELWCAWEFTIGSSPGSDPE, from the coding sequence ATGGGCTCTGGTTCCAGGCGGTGGAGGCGGCGCACGGTGTTCGCGCGGACCGTCGACCCGAGAATCCGGACGCGGTGCCTCGCGTGCCCGCCCGACGACCACCCGGACGAGCTCTGGTGCGCGTGGGAGTTCACGATCGGGAGCTCCCCGGGCTCAGACCCAGAGTAA
- a CDS encoding SRPBCC family protein, translating into MAHVSVDKDTTLPAQAVIGALTDFTERRVELWPNIDRKYYKVHDVAQTSAEVTEGSRGVWERTRYDWSEAGKVRIQVQDSNAFRPGSWWLYTVQPRPEGGSHVHLEFQRRAQNVKGLLLSGLLTLAGRRIFGDFLAETLRRLERRGQVGAQEAAPRHAPSS; encoded by the coding sequence ATGGCTCATGTCTCGGTGGACAAAGACACCACGCTCCCAGCGCAAGCCGTCATCGGCGCGCTCACCGACTTCACGGAGAGGCGGGTCGAGCTCTGGCCCAACATCGATCGCAAGTACTACAAGGTGCACGACGTCGCCCAGACCTCGGCCGAGGTGACGGAGGGATCCCGCGGCGTGTGGGAGAGGACGCGCTACGACTGGTCGGAGGCGGGGAAGGTGCGCATCCAGGTGCAGGACTCGAACGCGTTTCGTCCGGGGAGCTGGTGGCTCTACACCGTCCAGCCACGACCGGAGGGCGGCAGCCACGTACACCTGGAGTTCCAGCGAAGGGCACAGAACGTGAAGGGGCTGCTCCTGAGCGGGCTGCTCACGCTCGCCGGAAGGAGGATCTTCGGAGACTTCCTCGCGGAGACGCTCCGGCGACTGGAGAGGCGCGGGCAGGTGGGCGCACAGGAAGCTGCGCCGCGGCACGCACCTTCTTCCTAG
- a CDS encoding NADP-dependent oxidoreductase, translating to MAKTTMKAIRIHRRGGPEALVYEDAPIPALRPGDALVRVHAAGISPAEFTWHIWETPDGRSRLPLIPSHEVSGVVAAVAPEVREVEVGGAVYGLTDFFRDGGAAEYLAVRAAELAPKPRSLDHGSAAATPLSALTAWQALFDHARLAPGQRVLIHGAAGGVGSFAAQLARWRGAHVIGTASARNVDFVRKLGADEVIDYGATPFETVVRDVDVVLDTIGGTTTEKSWSVLRRNGLLVTIVRQPSAEWTAGRAARGLFFIVESSRTQLNELSRLIDAGVIRPIVEAVLPLHQAREAYERGIRDHPRGKLVLSAVGEDGGSG from the coding sequence ATGGCGAAGACGACCATGAAGGCGATCCGTATCCACCGCCGGGGAGGCCCGGAAGCGCTCGTCTACGAGGATGCCCCCATTCCCGCGCTCCGGCCGGGCGACGCGCTGGTCCGCGTCCATGCCGCCGGGATCTCCCCGGCCGAGTTCACCTGGCACATCTGGGAGACGCCCGACGGCCGCAGCCGGCTTCCGTTGATTCCCTCCCACGAAGTCTCCGGCGTCGTCGCGGCTGTCGCACCGGAGGTGCGAGAGGTGGAGGTCGGCGGGGCCGTCTACGGGCTCACTGACTTCTTTCGGGACGGAGGAGCGGCCGAGTACTTAGCGGTGCGCGCTGCCGAGCTCGCCCCGAAACCCCGCAGTCTCGACCATGGGAGCGCCGCGGCAACCCCGCTCTCCGCCCTGACCGCGTGGCAGGCTCTCTTCGACCACGCGCGGCTTGCGCCCGGGCAACGGGTGCTGATTCATGGTGCGGCGGGCGGGGTTGGCAGCTTCGCCGCCCAACTCGCCCGCTGGCGCGGGGCTCACGTCATCGGGACGGCCTCCGCCCGCAACGTGGACTTCGTGCGCAAGCTCGGCGCCGACGAGGTCATCGACTATGGCGCAACGCCGTTCGAGACCGTGGTGCGGGATGTCGACGTGGTTCTCGACACGATCGGCGGCACGACTACGGAGAAGTCCTGGTCCGTCCTGCGGCGGAACGGGCTGCTCGTCACCATCGTCAGGCAGCCATCGGCGGAGTGGACGGCGGGTCGCGCGGCGAGAGGATTGTTCTTCATCGTAGAATCGAGCCGCACGCAACTGAACGAGCTGTCTCGCCTGATCGACGCCGGGGTGATCCGACCGATTGTCGAGGCGGTCCTGCCGCTCCACCAGGCCCGCGAGGCCTATGAGCGCGGGATCAGGGATCACCCCCGAGGAAAACTGGTCCTTTCGGCCGTGGGCGAGGACGGAGGAAGCGGGTGA
- a CDS encoding NAD(P)/FAD-dependent oxidoreductase: MRARVGVILGTAAVAIAAVETWRARRTARSRPAPDAGPRVVIVGAGFAGLNAARALAGQPVRVLVVDRRNHHLFQPLLYQVATAALSPADIAAPIRHVLRHQRNTEVILGDVERVDAAARVLHLSDGAVVPYDALVVATGATHSYFGHPEWEPLAPGLKTLEDALEIRRRVLTAYELAERESDPDVRRALMTFVVVGGGATGVELAGALAEIARNTLARDFRHIAPESARVVLVEASPHVLPTYSERLSEAARSQLERIGVEVQTGATVTGIDDHGVHVGRERIWSRTVLWSAGVAASPLARSLGVPLDRSGRVEVLPDLSVPGRPEVFVAGDLARVVQDGELVPGIAPAAIQAGRRSARNALRRVQGRRTLRFRYFDRGMLATIGRAAAVGRVRHVELTGLPAWLAWLGVHIAFLIGFRNRVAVLLEWAWSYATFTREARVITETAEQCRFEHELRRPPPPEVAVPDAPERA; this comes from the coding sequence GTGCGGGCGCGGGTCGGGGTCATCCTCGGGACGGCGGCGGTCGCGATCGCGGCGGTGGAGACGTGGCGCGCGCGCCGGACCGCACGAAGCCGGCCCGCGCCGGACGCGGGTCCCCGCGTGGTCATCGTCGGCGCGGGGTTCGCCGGCCTCAACGCCGCGCGGGCGCTCGCGGGGCAGCCGGTCCGGGTCCTGGTCGTGGACCGGCGCAACCACCACCTCTTCCAGCCGCTCCTGTACCAGGTCGCCACCGCCGCGCTCTCGCCCGCGGACATCGCCGCGCCCATCCGCCACGTGCTCCGCCACCAGCGGAACACGGAGGTGATCCTGGGCGACGTCGAGCGGGTGGACGCCGCCGCCCGGGTGCTCCACCTCTCCGACGGGGCCGTCGTCCCCTACGACGCGCTCGTCGTCGCGACCGGCGCGACCCACTCGTATTTCGGCCACCCGGAGTGGGAGCCGCTCGCCCCGGGGCTGAAGACCCTGGAGGACGCGCTGGAGATCCGCCGACGCGTCCTCACCGCGTACGAGCTGGCCGAGCGGGAGAGCGATCCCGACGTGCGGCGCGCCCTGATGACGTTCGTCGTCGTGGGCGGCGGGGCGACCGGCGTCGAGCTGGCCGGCGCCCTCGCGGAGATCGCCCGCAACACGCTCGCGAGGGACTTCCGCCACATCGCGCCGGAGAGCGCCCGGGTCGTGCTCGTCGAGGCATCGCCCCACGTCCTCCCCACGTACTCGGAGCGCCTCTCGGAGGCGGCGCGCTCCCAGCTCGAGCGAATCGGGGTCGAGGTGCAGACGGGAGCGACGGTGACGGGCATCGACGATCACGGCGTCCACGTCGGCCGCGAGCGGATCTGGAGCCGCACCGTGCTCTGGAGCGCTGGCGTCGCCGCGTCGCCCCTCGCGCGGTCGCTCGGGGTCCCGCTCGACCGCAGCGGCCGCGTCGAGGTGCTGCCGGACCTCTCTGTCCCGGGGAGGCCCGAGGTCTTCGTGGCAGGCGACCTCGCGCGCGTCGTCCAGGACGGCGAGCTGGTGCCGGGCATCGCGCCCGCGGCCATCCAGGCGGGGCGCCGCTCGGCGCGCAACGCGCTCCGCCGAGTCCAGGGCCGGCGTACGCTCCGCTTCCGTTACTTCGATCGCGGGATGCTCGCGACGATCGGGAGGGCGGCGGCCGTCGGGCGCGTGCGCCACGTCGAGCTGACGGGGCTCCCCGCCTGGCTCGCGTGGCTCGGCGTGCACATCGCGTTCCTCATCGGCTTCCGGAACCGGGTCGCCGTGCTGCTCGAGTGGGCCTGGTCCTACGCCACGTTCACCCGCGAGGCGCGCGTCATCACCGAGACCGCCGAGCAGTGCCGATTCGAGCACGAGCTGCGGCGCCCGCCGCCGCCGGAGGTCGCGGTTCCGGACGCGCCCGAACGCGCCTGA
- a CDS encoding DUF6510 family protein has translation MTGGASNERTHLDGNAAAGLLREVFAVEMTTASCTCLDCGRISAVGGLHLYGGALGSVLRCPSCEALVLRVTSGPTGHFIELHAVMHVRPFGAGEG, from the coding sequence ATGACCGGCGGCGCAAGCAACGAACGCACTCACCTCGACGGGAACGCAGCCGCAGGTCTCCTGCGAGAGGTCTTCGCGGTCGAGATGACGACCGCGTCGTGCACGTGCCTGGACTGCGGTCGGATCTCCGCCGTCGGCGGGCTTCACCTCTACGGCGGAGCGCTGGGTTCCGTGTTGCGCTGCCCGAGCTGCGAGGCGCTCGTGCTCCGCGTCACGAGCGGGCCGACGGGGCACTTCATCGAGTTGCACGCCGTCATGCACGTCCGGCCCTTCGGCGCAGGCGAAGGGTGA